One window from the genome of Variovorax sp. PAMC26660 encodes:
- a CDS encoding RNA polymerase sigma factor: protein MNDNLSSSLRARMVARYTELRGKLERIVGSRDDAADAMQETWLRLAAMGEGATVHNPDAYLLRMAANIATDQYRQDNVLLVRGEIAELVHIVDEATDPERVASARSDVQALSQVLNRMPARRRAILVAARVEGQLNSEIARHLDVSVSTVEKELRAALEFCKKHLPNVEAAQRGHYAGARKY, encoded by the coding sequence ATGAACGACAACCTTTCGTCCTCGCTGCGCGCGCGCATGGTCGCGCGCTATACCGAGCTGCGCGGCAAGCTCGAACGCATCGTCGGTTCGCGCGACGACGCTGCCGATGCCATGCAGGAAACCTGGCTGCGGCTGGCCGCGATGGGCGAGGGCGCCACCGTGCACAACCCCGACGCCTACCTGCTGCGCATGGCCGCCAACATCGCGACCGACCAGTACCGCCAGGACAACGTGCTGCTGGTGCGCGGCGAGATCGCCGAGCTGGTGCACATCGTCGACGAGGCCACCGACCCCGAGCGCGTTGCGAGTGCACGCAGCGACGTGCAGGCGCTGAGCCAGGTGCTCAACCGCATGCCGGCGCGACGCCGCGCGATCCTGGTGGCGGCGCGGGTCGAGGGCCAGCTCAACAGCGAGATCGCCAGGCACCTCGATGTGTCGGTGAGTACGGTCGAGAAGGAACTTCGCGCGGCGCTGGAGTTCTGCAAGAAGCACCTGCCGAATGTCGAGGCGGCGCAACGCGGCCACTATGCCGGTGCGAGAAAATACTGA
- a CDS encoding substrate-binding domain-containing protein: MRAKHKMAAFVCAAATGVAGLLACATAHAQMAVGGGSVLPKATYDQLMPSGVGFTYFSCTGIGSAAGKTAFFNNDATAFRNESLATRPAWPLTQSVHFADSDFTLTAPEVSNNNVAHLAAWGRMVQMPALAVPVLVPYKRAGISNLDLSDAQMCAVFSHRAGGMTWGQVLGTSDTSTIKLVYRTDGSGATEWLSRYLVAACPGAGFAVSGNFAAVVAGAVAGGLIPSHWVGAAGDSAMAASFGTDGRIGYLTPDAVFTGTSNAVVAKVNGLLPVATSIQAALAVQALPGVGTAAAGNLLAWVPPYAKPVPATGAGATYPIFGTTQLLLGQCYRDLAVQTKLRSFLAGFYGTTSFGDGLIALPAAWRTAIANTFLDINNPLGIGNVNVCNGIGRPLQN, translated from the coding sequence ATGCGTGCAAAGCACAAGATGGCTGCGTTCGTGTGCGCGGCCGCGACAGGGGTGGCGGGCCTGCTGGCGTGCGCCACGGCCCATGCGCAGATGGCCGTCGGTGGCGGTTCGGTGCTGCCCAAGGCCACCTACGACCAGCTGATGCCCAGCGGCGTGGGCTTTACCTATTTCAGCTGCACCGGCATTGGCAGCGCAGCCGGAAAGACGGCTTTCTTCAACAACGATGCGACGGCCTTCAGGAATGAGTCGCTGGCCACGCGTCCCGCTTGGCCACTCACGCAATCGGTGCACTTCGCCGACAGCGATTTCACGCTGACCGCACCGGAAGTCTCGAACAACAACGTCGCCCACCTGGCGGCCTGGGGCCGCATGGTCCAGATGCCCGCGCTCGCCGTGCCGGTGCTGGTTCCCTACAAGCGCGCCGGCATCAGCAACCTCGATCTGTCCGACGCGCAGATGTGCGCCGTTTTCTCCCACAGAGCGGGCGGCATGACCTGGGGCCAGGTGCTCGGCACCAGCGACACCAGCACGATCAAGCTGGTCTATCGCACCGACGGCAGTGGCGCCACCGAATGGCTGAGCCGCTATCTGGTCGCGGCCTGTCCGGGTGCGGGCTTCGCGGTGTCGGGCAATTTCGCGGCCGTGGTGGCCGGCGCGGTTGCGGGCGGCCTCATTCCCTCGCACTGGGTCGGCGCGGCCGGCGACAGCGCGATGGCTGCATCGTTCGGCACCGATGGGCGCATCGGCTACCTGACGCCGGATGCGGTCTTCACGGGCACCAGCAACGCGGTCGTCGCGAAGGTCAACGGCCTGCTGCCGGTCGCGACATCGATCCAGGCGGCGCTCGCGGTCCAGGCACTGCCGGGCGTGGGCACTGCCGCCGCGGGCAACCTGCTCGCGTGGGTGCCGCCCTATGCGAAGCCGGTGCCGGCCACGGGCGCCGGCGCCACCTATCCGATCTTCGGTACTACCCAGTTGCTGCTGGGCCAGTGCTATCGCGACCTGGCGGTACAGACGAAGCTCCGGAGTTTCCTGGCCGGCTTCTACGGCACCACGAGCTTCGGCGACGGCCTGATCGCGCTGCCGGCTGCGTGGCGGACGGCCATTGCGAACACCTTCCTGGACATCAACAACCCGCTGGGCATCGGCAACGTCAACGTCTGCAACGGCATCGGGCGGCCGCTGCAGAACTGA
- a CDS encoding STN domain-containing protein, which translates to MAANSASVSVLALTWCLAGAAALFAVRGVHAQPQEQQQPSVPALQAAPVAQIEFDITAQRLGDAIEAFSKATGLDILIDGEQAQRSSSAVRGTLTAMEALEAMLSGTGLEARYANAGSIVIRAARTPGVATRAAGGEAMAIEESGFSTGDAAHRSYAAQVQQALRGSLCESAQTRPGGYRLALQLRLDAQGAVERFRLLSTTGESARDAAVQRKVRGLAVGVPPPPSLPQPLVILLLPEGPGAESDCGSTTVRAP; encoded by the coding sequence ATGGCAGCGAATTCGGCATCGGTCAGTGTGCTGGCACTGACGTGGTGTCTGGCCGGTGCGGCCGCGTTGTTCGCCGTGCGCGGCGTACATGCCCAGCCGCAAGAACAACAACAGCCTTCGGTGCCGGCCTTGCAGGCGGCGCCGGTGGCGCAGATCGAATTCGACATCACGGCCCAGCGTCTGGGCGATGCCATCGAGGCCTTCAGCAAGGCGACGGGGCTGGACATCTTGATCGATGGCGAGCAGGCGCAGCGTTCTTCGAGCGCGGTGCGGGGCACGCTGACTGCAATGGAGGCACTGGAGGCAATGCTGTCAGGAACTGGTCTGGAGGCGCGCTACGCGAACGCAGGCTCGATCGTGATCCGTGCGGCGCGCACGCCCGGCGTCGCGACGCGCGCGGCGGGAGGCGAGGCAATGGCCATCGAGGAGTCGGGCTTCAGCACGGGAGACGCCGCGCACCGCTCGTATGCCGCCCAGGTGCAGCAGGCGCTGCGCGGCAGCCTGTGCGAATCGGCGCAGACACGGCCCGGTGGCTATCGGCTCGCGCTTCAGTTGCGCCTGGATGCGCAAGGCGCGGTGGAGCGCTTCCGGCTGCTGAGCACGACCGGCGAGTCGGCGCGCGATGCGGCGGTCCAGCGCAAGGTGCGCGGCCTCGCGGTCGGTGTGCCGCCGCCGCCTTCGCTGCCGCAGCCGCTGGTGATCCTGCTGCTGCCCGAAGGGCCGGGCGCGGAATCGGACTGCGGCAGCACCACCGTGCGCGCACCATGA
- a CDS encoding FecR family protein has translation MSSPETEPGMLRRQADAWWVRLHSGQATRADAQAFRQWATRSKEHAQAWRDVMRTWTALDPLLAEEARRQASRAGAFSLAWPSINGLSQALHSPGRRAFFGGAVAASVAAGVLMVEPPLGLWPSVGELTADYRTATGEQRQVALGQSVNISMNTQTLINRKAGAESGGMELVSGEAEIQAKGPDDFFIEAGGGRMQARTARINVRYTGPQVCVTCLDGRVSVSVAGQQRSLEAGRQLVYDRAGMQETERADLARVSTWRSGTLSFDQTPLAEVIAEINRYRPGRIILRNEGLARTPVRMQVALRSIDNAPVMIRELYGARLRNLPGGIVLLS, from the coding sequence ATGTCTTCCCCTGAAACCGAACCCGGCATGCTTCGCCGCCAGGCCGACGCCTGGTGGGTGCGGCTGCATTCGGGCCAGGCGACCCGCGCCGATGCCCAGGCATTCCGGCAATGGGCCACGCGCAGCAAGGAACACGCCCAGGCCTGGCGCGACGTGATGCGCACCTGGACCGCACTCGATCCGCTGCTGGCCGAGGAAGCACGGCGCCAGGCTTCGCGCGCCGGCGCCTTCTCATTGGCATGGCCTTCCATCAACGGGCTGTCGCAGGCGCTGCATTCGCCCGGTCGCCGCGCCTTCTTTGGCGGTGCGGTCGCGGCCTCGGTGGCCGCTGGCGTGCTGATGGTCGAGCCACCGCTCGGGTTGTGGCCTTCGGTCGGCGAGCTGACGGCCGACTACCGCACCGCCACCGGCGAGCAGCGTCAGGTGGCGCTCGGCCAGAGCGTCAACATCAGCATGAACACGCAGACGCTCATCAACCGCAAGGCCGGTGCCGAGAGCGGCGGCATGGAGCTGGTGAGCGGCGAAGCCGAGATCCAGGCGAAGGGCCCCGACGATTTCTTCATCGAGGCCGGCGGTGGCCGCATGCAGGCGCGCACCGCGCGCATCAACGTGCGCTACACCGGCCCGCAGGTCTGCGTGACCTGCCTCGATGGCCGCGTGTCGGTGTCGGTGGCCGGGCAGCAGCGCTCGCTCGAAGCCGGTCGCCAGTTGGTCTACGACCGTGCGGGCATGCAGGAAACAGAGCGCGCCGACCTGGCGCGCGTGAGCACCTGGCGCAGCGGCACGCTGTCCTTCGACCAGACGCCGCTGGCCGAGGTGATCGCCGAGATCAACCGCTATCGCCCCGGCCGGATCATCCTGCGCAACGAGGGGCTGGCCCGCACGCCGGTGCGGATGCAGGTGGCGCTGCGCAGCATCGACAACGCGCCGGTGATGATCCGCGAGCTGTATGGCGCGAGGCTGCGCAACCTGCCCGGCGGCATCGTGCTGCTGAGCTGA